The Xanthomonas sp. CFBP 8443 genome has a window encoding:
- a CDS encoding HNH endonuclease produces MRTLLRQRLLLAAQTDAQAQPVDGGWETRCLHCRRRLRVRDDGEPLGHSTLEHVVPQAWFGRRAAIALCGLVGDDPNDARNLALACAGCNHTKGRHHDARGPQDARAYDVVAALLSARLARWRPPPTPVQRLPSH; encoded by the coding sequence GTGCGTACGCTCCTGCGCCAACGGCTGTTGCTGGCGGCGCAGACCGACGCGCAGGCGCAGCCGGTGGACGGCGGCTGGGAGACACGGTGCCTGCACTGCCGGCGCCGCCTGCGCGTGCGCGACGACGGGGAACCGCTCGGCCACAGCACGCTGGAACACGTGGTACCGCAGGCCTGGTTCGGCCGCCGTGCGGCCATCGCGTTGTGCGGACTCGTCGGCGACGACCCCAACGACGCACGCAATCTCGCGCTGGCCTGTGCCGGCTGCAACCACACCAAGGGTCGCCACCACGACGCGCGCGGTCCGCAGGATGCGCGCGCCTACGACGTAGTCGCCGCCCTGCTCAGCGCGCGACTGGCGCGCTGGCGTCCGCCGCCGACACCAGTGCAGCGACTTCCGTCGCACTGA
- a CDS encoding pseudouridine synthase, whose protein sequence is MKPPSRSRRPASRASASAAGANRPPAAAAAGEARHGLARTLSKLGLCSRTEAARWIAAGRVAVDGRTVTDPEFPILRGRHRLALDGAPLAATQRLYLMLNKPRGLVTTAQDERGRDTVYRCFDGAGLPWLAPVGRLDKASEGLLLFCNDPQWAARVTDPASGPDKTYHVQVDAVPDADLLARMCAGVVAEGEALRAKQVRLLRQGDKHAWLEVVLDEGRNRQIRRLLAELDLGVLRLMRVAIGGLALGELGKGAWRELSATEVAALVSAADASAPVAR, encoded by the coding sequence GTGAAGCCTCCTTCGCGTTCCCGCCGTCCCGCATCGCGCGCGTCGGCGTCAGCGGCCGGCGCCAACCGGCCGCCTGCTGCCGCCGCGGCCGGCGAGGCCCGCCACGGCCTGGCGCGGACCCTGTCCAAGCTCGGCCTGTGCTCGCGCACCGAGGCCGCGCGCTGGATCGCCGCCGGCCGCGTCGCGGTCGACGGGCGCACCGTCACCGATCCCGAATTCCCGATCCTGCGCGGCCGGCATCGCCTCGCGCTCGACGGCGCGCCGCTGGCTGCGACCCAGCGCCTCTATCTGATGCTCAACAAGCCGCGCGGCCTGGTCACCACCGCGCAGGACGAACGCGGCCGCGACACCGTCTACCGCTGTTTCGACGGCGCCGGGCTGCCCTGGCTGGCGCCGGTCGGGCGCCTGGACAAGGCCAGCGAGGGGTTGCTGCTGTTCTGCAACGACCCGCAGTGGGCGGCGCGGGTCACCGACCCGGCCAGCGGCCCGGACAAGACCTATCACGTGCAGGTCGATGCGGTGCCGGATGCGGACCTGCTGGCGCGGATGTGCGCCGGCGTGGTCGCCGAGGGCGAAGCGCTGCGCGCCAAGCAGGTGCGGCTGCTGCGCCAGGGCGACAAGCACGCCTGGCTGGAAGTGGTGCTGGACGAGGGCCGCAACCGGCAGATCCGGCGCCTGCTCGCCGAACTCGACCTGGGCGTGCTGCGCCTGATGCGCGTGGCGATCGGCGGACTGGCGCTGGGCGAACTGGGCAAGGGCGCCTGGCGTGAACTCAGTGCGACGGAAGTCGCTGCACTGGTGTCGGCGGCGGACGCCAGCGCGCCAGTCGCGCGCTGA